One segment of Strix uralensis isolate ZFMK-TIS-50842 chromosome 11, bStrUra1, whole genome shotgun sequence DNA contains the following:
- the LOC141948095 gene encoding olfactory receptor 12D1-like has protein sequence MVNQTEVNEFILLGLTDIQGLQHFFFVSFLLLYLTSLLGNGAIVTMVICEPRLRTPMYFFLGNLSCLDIFYSTVTVPKMLTGFLFGHQPISFGGCLAQLHFFHFLGSTEAVLLATMAYDRYVAICNPLRYTLIMSPRTCLLLAVASWSAGFVHATMHSVMTSQLRFCGHNHIHHFFCDIKPLLNLACCSTSLNMTLLNIVTTSIVLVPFTLIVLSYLYITSFVFQKVRSQEGRWKLFSTCASHLTIVALLYIPVLFNYTPPSAGSSPKRDVQVSLMYSAVTPALNPLVYTLRNQEVRSALKKILGRKLLPGGK, from the coding sequence ATGGTGAACCAGACAGAGGTCAATGAGTTCATCCTTTTGGGCCTCACCGATATCCAGGGGCTGCAGCACTTTTTCTTCGTCTCCTTTCTCTTGCTCTACTTGACCAGTCTTCTGGGAAATGGTGCCATTGTGACCATGGTGATATGTGAGCCCCGGCTCCGCACACCGATGTACTTCTTCCTGGGGAACCTGTCCTGCCTGGACATTTTCTACTCCACAGTCACTGTTCCCAAGATGCTGACTGGCTTTCTCTTTGGGCATCAGCCCATCTCTTTTGGTGGGTGCTTGGCCCAGCTCCACTTCTTCCACTTCCTGGGCAGTACTGAGGCTGTGCTCCTGGCCACCATGGCCTATGACCGATATGTGGCCATTTGCAACCCTTTGCGCTACACCCTTATCATGAGCCCACGCACTtgtctgctgctggctgtggcCAGCTGGTCCGCTGGTTTTGTACATGCCACGATGCACTCAGTCATGACCTCTCAACTGCGTTTCTGCGGCCACAACCACATTCATCACTTCTTCTGTGACATCAAGCCACTGTTGAATTTGGCTTGCTGTAGTACCAGCCTCAACATGACCCTCCTCAATATTGTCACCACATCTATTGTACTAGTTCCCTTCACTCTCATAGTCCTCTCCTACCTCTACATCACCTCCTTCGTCTTCCAGAAAGTCCGATCCCAGGAAGGAAGATGGAAGCTCTTCTCCACCTGCGCCTCCCACCTCACCATTGTGGCACTGTTGTACATACCCGTGCTCTTCAATTATACACCACCCTCCGCAGGAAGCTCCCCTAAGAGGGATGTGCAAGTGTCTCTCATGTACAGTGCTGTCACTCCAGCTCTGAACCCCTTGGTCTACACTCTTAGGAACCAGGAGGTGAGATCTGCCCTGAAAAAAATCTTAGGGAGAAAACTTCTTCCTGGAGGAAAGTGA